TCACGCTCGACGAGCTTGAACACGACCCGCAGATTCGCGCCCGCAACATGATCGTCGAAGTACCGACCGCCGACGGCGGCACGGTCAAACAGGTCGGCGTCGCGATGAAGCTCTCGGAGACCCCAGGCTCGATTCGCTCGGTCGCGCCGCAGATGGGCCAGCATACCGACGCCATCCTCGCCGACCTTGGCTACTCGCCCGAGGATGTCACCCGCTGGCGCTCCGACGGCGCAATTAAGTAAACTCCAGAACATCAGCGGAGTCGCGCCGCACGCGGCGGGAGGATCGAGTTGGCGCAAGACACAAGCGCGAGCGGGAATCAGCGTGAGTCGATCGAAAAGACCATCGCTAAAATTCTCCATCGTTACTGCAATTTCGGCTGGGCCAACTACTACATCCCAGGCGAGAAATTTCCCAGCCTGATCGAAGAGCTGGTCGACATCGCGAGCCCCGGCGGCCAGGCCGGTTACGAGGAGATCGTCCAGTTCTTCCTGCGCACGCAGCGGATGGGTTCCGCTCAGGAACGCGCCGCCAAGCTGCTCGAGGAGTTCTCGCTCCAGCGCAAGAGCTGAGCCGCCGCCGAATCCGCCCAAGCGCGAAGCGCCGCGCGCCCTGCTCTGACGCGAAGGATTTTCTCCGATGCCGATTCGTTTGACCCGCATCTACACCCGCACTGGCGACAAGGGGCTGACGGCCTTGGTCGGTGGCGCGCGCGTGCCCAAGGAGTCGGGCCGCCTCGAGGCCTACGGCACCATCGACGAGTTGAACGCCGTCGTCGGTCTCGTGCGCACCTACCTGCCCGACTATCGCGCAGGCTTCGGCAAGGAATTCGATTCGTACGCCGAGATGCTGCGGCGGATTCAGAACGAACTCTTCGACGTTGGCAGCGAACTCGCGACGCCGCCCGACGGCGAGTACGAGGGCATGCATCGAGTTGGCGAGGCCGAGACCAAATTGCTTGAACGCGAAATGGATCGGATGCAGCGCGACCTCGCGCCGCTGAAATCCTTCACCTTGCCGGGCGGCGGCGTGCTCAACGCCTTTCTGCATCAGGCTCGCACCGTCTGCCGGCGCGCCGAACGCGTCTGCTGGGCGGTCAAGCGCGAGGAGCCAATCAGCGACGGGCTAATCGTCTACATCAACCGCCTCAGCGATCATCTCTTCGTGCAATCGCGCTGGGTGGCGAAACTCCTCGCGGAGCCCGAATATCTCTGGGATCGCGGCCTCCGCCTCAGCCCCGAACCGGCGCGGCCCGCAGCGAAGAAGAAAGCGTGAAGTGGTCCGTCATCAATGTCAGTTACAAAATGAGAAGCCTTTTTTGTCATTCTGCGCGTAGCGAAGAATCCCGGCTTCCGCCAAAGCCGCTCATTCCTCCGAGATTTCCCTAGCGAGATCACATATGGATAACCCGGAACAGAAACTTGCGCTCGTCCAGGCGCAGCTCGGACCGATGGCGAATTTCGTCTATATCATCGGCGATCCTTCTACGCACAAAGCGGCCGTGGTCGATCCGGCCTGGGAGGTCGATCGCATAATCGACTATACCAATAAGAAAGGTTACACGATCGAGCAAATACTCATTACGCATTATCATCAGGACCATCTCGGCGGTAATCTGATGGGACAGAGTATTCAAGGCGCGGCCGATATGCTCGCGAAGATCAAGGCCAAAGTTTACGTCAACAAGCATGAGGTCGAGGGCGTCAAGAAAGTTTCCGGCCTCAGCGATTCCGACCTCGTGACGGTCGAGGCCGGCGACGTTTTCAAGGTCGGCAACCTCGAGGTCAAGTTCATCCATACTCCCGGCCATACGCCCGGCTCGCAGTGCTTTCTCGTCGACGGCAATTTGATTTCGGGCGATACCCTGTTCGTCAACTCCTGCGGACGCGTGGATCTGCCGGGCGCAAATCCCGCAGATATGTACCACAGCCTCAATCACACGTTGAAGAATCTCGAC
This region of Candidatus Binataceae bacterium genomic DNA includes:
- a CDS encoding cob(I)yrinic acid a,c-diamide adenosyltransferase, which codes for MPIRLTRIYTRTGDKGLTALVGGARVPKESGRLEAYGTIDELNAVVGLVRTYLPDYRAGFGKEFDSYAEMLRRIQNELFDVGSELATPPDGEYEGMHRVGEAETKLLEREMDRMQRDLAPLKSFTLPGGGVLNAFLHQARTVCRRAERVCWAVKREEPISDGLIVYINRLSDHLFVQSRWVAKLLAEPEYLWDRGLRLSPEPARPAAKKKA
- a CDS encoding MBL fold metallo-hydrolase: MDNPEQKLALVQAQLGPMANFVYIIGDPSTHKAAVVDPAWEVDRIIDYTNKKGYTIEQILITHYHQDHLGGNLMGQSIQGAADMLAKIKAKVYVNKHEVEGVKKVSGLSDSDLVTVEAGDVFKVGNLEVKFIHTPGHTPGSQCFLVDGNLISGDTLFVNSCGRVDLPGANPADMYHSLNHTLKNLDDATVVYPGHAYSSESSTTIAEQKRHNMYMRFDNLEDFLSAMGYSR